A region of Centropristis striata isolate RG_2023a ecotype Rhode Island chromosome 17, C.striata_1.0, whole genome shotgun sequence DNA encodes the following proteins:
- the LOC131989307 gene encoding butyrophilin-like protein 10, with translation MTFVWERPDLKPRTIHTWHKQHQDLHVEHPFYRRRTSVSINKLKDGDVSLSLSRVKLSDRGTYRCYFPELEKDWTVQLVVGISSFPIIHLSGMDRSSSGVVLQCKSAGWYPEPGVLWLDGEGKLLSAGPTETVRGPDDLYTVSSRVTVEKRHSNSFTCRVHQKDTKLNRETHISVAGRHTFMI, from the exons ATGACTTTTGTGTGGGAGAGACCCGACCTGAAGCCCAGAACCATTCACACTTGGCACAAACAACATCAGGACCTTCACGTGGAGCATCCATTCTACAGAAGACGAACATCAGTGTCCATCAACAAACTGAAAGACGGAGACGTTTCACTGAGCCTCTCCAGAGTTAAACTGTCTGATCGGGGAACATACAGATGTTACTTTCCAGAATTGGAGAAAGACTGGACTGTTCAGCTTGTTGTTG GGATCTCTTCCTTTCCGATCATCCATCTGTCAGGGATGGACAGATCCTCCAGTGGAGTGGTTCTCCAGTGTAAGTCTGCTGGCTGGTATCCAGAGCCTGGTGTGTTGTGGCTGGACGGTGAGGGaaagctcctctctgctggacctacagagacagtcagaggtCCTGATGACCTCTATActgtcagcagcagagtgactgTGGAGAAGAGACACAGCAACAGCTTCACCTGTAGAGTCCACCAGAAGGACACCAAACtcaacagagagacacacatcaGTGTTGCAGGTAGACACACATTCATGATCTGA